The Erigeron canadensis isolate Cc75 chromosome 4, C_canadensis_v1, whole genome shotgun sequence genome window below encodes:
- the LOC122596143 gene encoding cyclin-dependent kinase inhibitor 7-like isoform X1, with protein sequence MDSSKSTNDEISLMNGSQSQGGVRRCRDTDSTTSSDSVKRIKLDHDNNNVAAQSIRLTDLDVISPEINVSSPESENCDPKNDFSISDLKAERRRFETETESETSDSSNGGFSRETSASSEICLDSDEMESPPTLKKKPIASPATCKPVTVSENCLAAEIDEFFALAERKEQKRFADKYNYDIVKDVPTEGRYQWVRLKP encoded by the exons ATGGATAGCAGCAAAAGCACTAACGATGAGATTTCATTAATGAATGGCTCACAATCACAAGGCGGCGTACGGCGGTGCAGAGATACGGATAGTACTACTTCTTCCGATTCCGTTAAGAGAATAAAACTCGatcatgataataataatgttgcTGCTCAAAGTATTCGCCTGACTGACCTTGACGTAATTTCGCCGGAAATTAATGTTTCCTCACCCGAATCTGAGAATTGTGATCCGAAAAATGATTTCAGCATATCAGATCTTAAG GCGGAACGACGTCGTTTTGAAACGGAAACGGAAAGTGAAACATCAGATTCAAGCAATGGCGGTTTCAG TAGAGAAACGAGTGCATCAAGTGAAATTTGCTTAGATTCAGATGAAATGGAGTCACCTCCGACGTTAAAAAAGAAGCCAATAGCATCACCGGCAACTTGTAAACCCGTAACGGTGTCGGAAAATTGTTTGGCCGCGGAGATCGATGAGTTTTTTGCGCTAGCGGAAAGGAAAGAACAAAAACGATTCGCGGACAA GTACAATTATGATATAGTAAAAGATGTGCCAACAGAAGGTAGGTACCAATGGGTTAGATTGAAGCCTTAA
- the LOC122596143 gene encoding cyclin-dependent kinase inhibitor 7-like isoform X2 → MDSSKSTNDEISLMNGSQSQGGVRRCRDTDSTTSSDSVKRIKLDHDNNNVAAQSIRLTDLDVISPEINVSSPESENCDPKNDFSISDLKAERRRFETETESETSDSSNGGFRETSASSEICLDSDEMESPPTLKKKPIASPATCKPVTVSENCLAAEIDEFFALAERKEQKRFADKYNYDIVKDVPTEGRYQWVRLKP, encoded by the exons ATGGATAGCAGCAAAAGCACTAACGATGAGATTTCATTAATGAATGGCTCACAATCACAAGGCGGCGTACGGCGGTGCAGAGATACGGATAGTACTACTTCTTCCGATTCCGTTAAGAGAATAAAACTCGatcatgataataataatgttgcTGCTCAAAGTATTCGCCTGACTGACCTTGACGTAATTTCGCCGGAAATTAATGTTTCCTCACCCGAATCTGAGAATTGTGATCCGAAAAATGATTTCAGCATATCAGATCTTAAG GCGGAACGACGTCGTTTTGAAACGGAAACGGAAAGTGAAACATCAGATTCAAGCAATGGCGGTTTCAG AGAAACGAGTGCATCAAGTGAAATTTGCTTAGATTCAGATGAAATGGAGTCACCTCCGACGTTAAAAAAGAAGCCAATAGCATCACCGGCAACTTGTAAACCCGTAACGGTGTCGGAAAATTGTTTGGCCGCGGAGATCGATGAGTTTTTTGCGCTAGCGGAAAGGAAAGAACAAAAACGATTCGCGGACAA GTACAATTATGATATAGTAAAAGATGTGCCAACAGAAGGTAGGTACCAATGGGTTAGATTGAAGCCTTAA